One genomic region from Salvelinus sp. IW2-2015 unplaced genomic scaffold, ASM291031v2 Un_scaffold2804, whole genome shotgun sequence encodes:
- the isl1a gene encoding LOW QUALITY PROTEIN: insulin gene enhancer protein isl-1 (The sequence of the model RefSeq protein was modified relative to this genomic sequence to represent the inferred CDS: inserted 1 base in 1 codon), with product MGDMGDPQNKKRLISLCVGCGNQIHDQYILRVSPDLEWHAACLKCAECNQYLDESCTCFVRDGKTYCKRDYVRLYGIKCAKCNIGFSKNDFVMRARSKVYHIECFRCVACSRQLIPGDEFALREDGLFCRADHDVVERATMGAGDPLSPLHPARPLQMAADPISARQPALRPHVHKQPEKTTRVRTVLNEKQLHTLRTCYNANPRPDALMKEQLVEMTGLSPRVIRVWFQNKRCKDKKRSILMKQLQQQQPNDKTNIQGMTGTPMXAASPERHDGGLQANPVEVQSYQPPWKVLSDFASDLTLCCFFVQVNFSEGGPGSNSTGSEVASMSSQLPDTPNSMVSSPIEA from the exons ATGGGCGATATGGGGGATCCGCAGAACA AAAAGCGGCTGATCTCGCTGTGTGTCGGCTGTGGAAACCAGATCCACGACCAGTATATTCTGCGGGTCTCTCCAGACCTCGAGTGGCACGCTGCCTGTTTGAAGTGTGCAGAGTGTAATCAGTATCTGGACGAGTCTTGTACCTGCTTTGTCCGAGACGGGAAAACCTACTGTAAACGGGACTATGTTAG GTTATACGGAATAAAGTGCGCTAAATGCAACATCGGTTTCAGCAAGAATGACTTCGTGATGAGAGCGCGCTCCAAGGTGTACCACATCGAGTGTTTTCGGTGTGTGGCCTGCAGCCGACAGCTCATCCCGGGGGACGAGTTCGCTCTGAGGGAGGACGGCTTGTTCTGCCGGGCCGACCATGATGTCGTGGAGCGGGCCACAATGGGCGCCGGTGACCCCCTCAGCCCCCTCCACCCGGCCCGACCTTTACAAATGGCAG CAGACCCAATATCAGCCAGACAGCCCGCGCTCCGACCGCACGTTCACAAACAACCGGAGAAGACAACTCGCGTCCGGACGGTTCTTAACGAAAAACAGCTCCACACGTTGCGGACCTGCTACAACGCCAATCCCCGGCCCGACGCTCTGATGAAAGAGCAGCTAGTCGAGATGACCGGYCTCAGTCCCCGAGTCATCCGGGTCTGGTTCCAAAACAAGCGTTGCAAGGACAAGAAGAGGAGTATTCTGATGAAACAgttacagcagcagcagcccaaCGACAAAACG AATATCCAGGGAATGACGGGCACTCCGA GTGCGGCCAGCCCGGAGAGACATGACGGTGGTTTACAGGCTAACCCAGTGGAGGTGCAGAGTTACCAGCCGCCTTGGAAGGTCCTTAGTGACTTTGCCTCAGA CCTGACGTTGTGTTGTTTCTTTGTTCAGGTCAATTTCTCGGAGGGAGGCCCTGGTTCCAACTCGACAGGAAGCGAAGTCGCCTCGATGTCATCCCAACTTCCAGACACACCCAACAGCATGGTCTCGAGCCCTATAGAGGCGTAG